GTATCTCTATAGATATTCACCAAAAACAATATTCTTGTTCTAACACTAAAATTTTTATATCGGAACATGGTATATAGCCCGGGATTCTAAGTGAGCTCTATTGTAGAGTCTATTGAAGCTGAAGCCAAGAAGATTATTGATGAGGCTAAGAGGAGAGCTGAAGAAATATTAAGGAATGCTAAAAGGAGAGCTGAAGAGATACTGGATGAGAAGAGCTATTTAGCTGAAGTTGAAGAGTATAGAAGAAAGCTTGAAGAGGAGGTAGAGAGAAAGGTGAAGAGTATTTTAAGTGAAGCTGAGGAAGAGGCTAAGAGGATCATTGAGAGAGCACGCAACAAGATAGAGAGTATTGCAAAGGAGTTAGCAAGCATTATAGCTGGTGTTGAGATTGGCTAGAATAAGATATTTAATTCTATCGAGTCCTAGCCATGTATATAAACTCTATATAGTTGTTCCAAGAGATGAGAGTCTCATAGAGAAAATATCTATGGATCTCATGAAACTTGGATGCTTTGAAGTTATTACACCTTCCAAGGAAAAGATGGTTAGAGAGGTTAAAGAGCTATCAGAATATGTATCCCTTTTAGAGGAGGCAAAGAGGATATATGATGCATTTATAGCTAACCTTGAAAATGAGATTATAGTTGAAATAAAATACACCTTGAATCCAGATGAATTTAGATATATCCTTGAGAAAGAAGTTGAGAAACTAAGAGATATTGTGAAAGATATTGAGTCTATAAATACAGAGATAAACAGTATCAATACTTCTATCACAGAGCTTCAGCTGGTTAGAGAACATATAGCGTCAATCATGAATAGATATGGCGATACAGATACATCTATACTGAAATTCTATGGCACATTACTATCCATTGACACCTTCTATGTACCCCAATATATTCTTCCATCTATTGAAAAACTAGCTATACAAATCATAGCTAGAACCAGTAGTGGTGAAATATCTCTACTTACAGCCGTATTCGATTCAAAGACATATAACACTATTTTGAAGAGTTATAGACAAGCTATATCGAGACCCAAAATAATTGAAAATCTTAGGCCATCAACTCTCTCTAGAATGGTTATGGAAATAGATAGTGAGATAGCTACTAAGAGAGATGCTATCCAAAGACTACTTAATGAGAAGAGAAGGTTATTGAGTAACTATATAGATGATATAGCTATTCTCAGAATAGTTCTAGATAATGAATATGAAAAGGTAAAGCTTATTGAGAATGTTACAAGATCTAAATATCTAGCTCTAGTCATAGGCTATGTACCTGAAACTAGAATTGATGATGTTAAAAAATATCTATCTAGTTACCCTATGCATATAGCTTCTGAAAGAACCTCTGAAAATATTGTAGAATTCAACAACTTAAGACCATTTAAGCCTTATGAACTTATTACAGAGCTCTATGGAGTTCCATCGCCATCTGAATGGGATCCAACACCACTTATAGCATATGCCTTCACATTATTCTTCTCACTAATGTTTGCCGATATTGGATATGGTATAGGACTTATATTAGCAAGTAAGTATATTCTTCCAAAACTTGTTGACGATCCTACTACAGAAGGTTTCAGAAAATTCCAGAGAATGTTATACATATTAGCAGGTGGAGGTATAGTCATAGGTTTTCTAGCTAAGAGTTTCCTTGGAGATTTACTCGGTAAATACATACCAATACCACAGCCTATTATAAATACAACAGATGTGTTGTTCATGATAGGATTGAGTCTCATTGTAGGTTTAATTTGGATAACTATAGCACATGTAATCGCTTTAGCAAAAGCCATCATTGGAAGAGATTTAGGTGGAACATTACTTGAATCTGGAATAATCTTAATACTTGTATTTGGTTCCATCTGGGCTGCAGACTATATCCATATAGATGTGGGAATCTTTAAAAACTATATGAGTATTATAAAGGTAATGGTTGGTATAGGTATAGTTATGCTGATAGTGGGACGAGTAAAATCTATAGGGTCTATAGGTGGATTCTTATGGATCTTTGATATAACTGGTGTCATGAGCGATGTGCTTTCATTTATGAGGATAGCTGGTGTTGGTTCAGCTTCAGCTCTACTTGCAGTAGCATTTAATGGTATGATATATGGTGTCTATACAAGTTATCTAGCGTTAAACATAGTTATAGCTATAGCCTTAGGAGTTATACTGGGAATAGTAGTACATCTATTTCTCTTCATGATGTACCCCCTAGGACCCTTTGTCCATTCACTAAGACTGTGTTTCTACGAGATACTTACAAAATTTTATGAAGGGGGTGGAAGAAGATTAAATCCAATTAGAGTCTCAATAAAACCTAAGCTCACCCTAACACCAACACCAAGGAGATAACATATCAGGGACATAAACTTTTAAACCTAATCCTATAGGAATGTAAGGACAAGGGATGTGAATATATATTTTGGTGATATAATCTGATGTCGGGTGCAATAGCATACATAGGTCCTGCCTTAGCAGAGGCCTTGGCTGCTATCGGCTCAGCCCTTGGTACACAAAAAGCTGCTTCAGCAGCTGTAAGTGTAATAGCAGAAGATGTTAGGTTGAGAGTTAAAGCATATGCTTTAGCTGCTTTTCCAATGACGCAAACTATTGCTTATGGATTTGTATACATGCTTTTTTGTTATTCTAACGTATTACCATCTCTCGTTAGCAAATATGGAAGTATGGATGCAATACCCTTGGGCATAGGTCTAGCTATATTAGGGATAAGTCTTCTTGTAGGTTTTGCAGAGCTGTTTTCAGCATATGGCCAGGGTTTAGTATGTGGAGATGGTATAGTATTGCTCCTTAGAACCCAAGGTAGAATTCTCTCAGATGCTATTATTCTCGCAGCTTATGAAGAGCTATTTGGAATTATTGGTATGGTATTTGGCATGACAATGCTAAGCATTATTGCTGGGTGACCAGTATAACTATTACACAGTCTATGTATTGTGGTGTTTAATAGATGTCTAGTGTTGAGGAGCTGAAGAATATAGTTGTTAGAAGAGCTGAAGAAGAGGCTAAAAGAATTATTGAGGGGGCAGAGAAAGAGGCAGAGAGGATTGTTCGTGAAGCTGAGGAAAAGAGAATGAAGCTAGTTGAAGAAGCTAAAAAGAAGGTTATTAGTGATATAGGATATGAGCAGAGGCTTGCTGAAGCAAAGGCAAATGCTAGAAAGGTTATTGCTGAAGCAAAGAGTAGTGTTTTGAATGATCTTAGGAAGAATATTCTTAGACTACTAAATGATCTTGATGATGCTAGGCGATTTGCTTCTCTAAGAAATCTTATTATGGAGGCTCTTCAAGCTATAGAGATTTCTAGGGGTAAGAGGATTATTTTAAGGGTCTCTAATAAGGATTTAAGATTTGCTGAGATGTTGTCAAGGGATATAGCTACAAAGCATTCTATTAGTGTATCTGTAGAACCTATAGAGATATCTGGAGGTGTTATTATTGAAGATGTTGATACAGGTATTATCGTGGATAATAGCTATGAAGCTAGATTGAGAAGAATACTAACTATTAATGCACCTAAGATACAGGAAAGGCTGTTTAGCTCATGACATCAGGGCTTTCTGATGAAGCATATCTAGGTTTTCTTACGTCGATAATAGTAAATTCTCCAAGGATTGATAGAGTATCTGAGAAACTCCTTAGCGAAGATATAGATATAAGCTCTGCTATTGCCCTAGGATTAGTGCCTCCAATCTATTCACGTTTCTCACAGATAAGAAGATTGGATGATCTTGAGGAAACACTGTATGATTTCTATGTAAAGCTGAAGAACTCTCTCCATATCTATTCCAGATCTAAATATGCTGGATATATTGATGTATTTTATGAGATTTACGATATTGAGAAAGCGCTATCTATAGCATCTCTACGTAGTAGATCTTCACTACATATAACCCCTATATCAACTCTATTGATAGTTAGTGAAATAGGTATTGGAATATCTAGGGAGTATAGTAAATGTGCTGAAGCTCCTAGTATAGAATGTTTTTATAGGATTTATATTTCTAGAATAGATGATGCACTAAAAAAGATATTCATTCGTTCAACAAATGAGGATTATCTTAAGTGTAGAGTAGCTCTATACACCTTTGCACTTATTCGCTATCTTAGCCATAGACTTAACTGTATGTTTCTAAAGTTGTGTAGAGATATAGAGGTTTTGAAGCTGTTTAAGGATTTTGATGGTCCTGAGAGGAGTATAGCTATATCTAAGAGTATAGCTATAGTTAATAGGATTGTATCGGAAATTGAGTCCAAGGCTTCTAAAGATCCATCAACATATTTTATCTATGAATCTCTATATCTACCTATACAAATTAAAGATGTTCTTATGCCTATGAATACTGTTCCTACATTTCTTACCTATCTACTCATCTATAAATTCTATGAATATAAAGTCATAAGGTTTTTAGCTATGAAAGGACTGAGATGGGGTGCTAGATGAAGGTTTTTACTAGAAAGATTGCAGCTATTGTTGACAAAAGGTTTTCTCCTCTGATGAGAATTCTAGGTATAGATAATGTATATGAGGTTGATTCTCCTGAAAATATTGTTGAGATTGTTAAGAAAATCTATGAGGATAGAAGTATTGGTATAGTTATTGTTCAACAAAGTTTTGCCAAATATGTAATGAGAGAGGGGAGTGATATATATCCAATATTTATAGCCATACCCGATTCACTTGAGTATCTAAGTGTTCAACCTATAGAGTTTTATAGGAGTCTTGTACGTAGGTATATTGGTTATGAGATATATATTTCTTAGGTGATTTTATGGAGAAAACTGGTAGGATATATAGAGTTTCCGGTCCTCTCGTTGTAGCAGAGGATATAAAGGCTATGATGTATGAAGTTGTCTATGTTGGTGAGGAGGGGCTTATTGGTGAGGTTATAGCTATTCAGGGTGATAAAACCTATATACAGGTGTATGAGGAGACAACAGGTCTTACTGTTGGTGAGAAGGTTATTGGTACTGGTAGACTATTGTCAGCAGAACTTGGTCCAGGTCTCATAGGCTCTATCTACGATGGTCTTCAGAGACCTGAGAAGGTTATAGGTGAAGTAACTAAGAGTATATTCATTACCAGAGGTGTTAAGGTAGCTGCACTTGATAGAAGTAGGAAGTGGTTGTTTGAGAGGGATAAGAATATTAGTATTGGGGATAAGGTTGGTCCTGGAGATATTATTGGATATGTTAGAGAAACACCAATAGTTATACACAAGATCATGATACCTCCAGGGATTTCAGGAACTCTTAAGGAGATTGTAGATGATGGTGATTATGCTGTTGAGGATACTATAGCTGTTGTTGAGAGTGGTGGTAATAAGATTGAGATAAAGATGTATCAACAGTGGCCTATAAGAATACCAAGGCCATATAAAGCTAAGCTTGATCCTATTGAACCTCTGATAACAGGTCTAAGGGTTATAGACTATATGTTTCCTATAGCCAAGGGTGGTAAGGCGGCAATACCCGGTGGTTTTGGCACTGGTAAGACTGTAGCTCTTCAGGAAATAACTAAGTGGAGCCATGCTGATATAGCTATATATGTTGGATGTGGTGAGAGAGGCAATGAGATGAGTGACGCATTGACAAGCTTCTTAAAGCTTATGGATACAAGAAGGGGTAGACCGATGATGGAGAGATCTGTATTTATAGCAAATACAAGTAATATGCCTGTAGCTGCTAGAGAGACAAGTGTCTTTCTCGGTGTTACTATAGGTGAGTATTTCAGGGATATGGGATATGATGTTGTTATGGTTGCAGATTCTACTAGTAGATGGGCTGAGGCTATGAGGGAGATAAGTGGTAGAATGGAGGAGATGCCTGGTGAAGAAGGATTCCCAGCCTATTTATCATCAAGA
Above is a genomic segment from Ignisphaera aggregans DSM 17230 containing:
- a CDS encoding conserved hypothetical protein (KEGG: smr:Smar_1177 hypothetical protein~SPTR: A3DNR2 Putative uncharacterized protein~PFAM: Peptidase family M41), translated to MSSIVESIEAEAKKIIDEAKRRAEEILRNAKRRAEEILDEKSYLAEVEEYRRKLEEEVERKVKSILSEAEEEAKRIIERARNKIESIAKELASIIAGVEIG
- a CDS encoding V-type ATPase 116 kDa subunit (COGs: COG1269 H+-ATPase subunit I~InterPro IPR002490~KEGG: smr:Smar_1176 V-type ATPase, 116 kDa subunit~PFAM: V-type ATPase 116 kDa subunit~SPTR: A3DNR1 V-type ATPase, 116 kDa subunit~PFAM: V-type ATPase 116kDa subunit family), whose translation is MLRLARIRYLILSSPSHVYKLYIVVPRDESLIEKISMDLMKLGCFEVITPSKEKMVREVKELSEYVSLLEEAKRIYDAFIANLENEIIVEIKYTLNPDEFRYILEKEVEKLRDIVKDIESINTEINSINTSITELQLVREHIASIMNRYGDTDTSILKFYGTLLSIDTFYVPQYILPSIEKLAIQIIARTSSGEISLLTAVFDSKTYNTILKSYRQAISRPKIIENLRPSTLSRMVMEIDSEIATKRDAIQRLLNEKRRLLSNYIDDIAILRIVLDNEYEKVKLIENVTRSKYLALVIGYVPETRIDDVKKYLSSYPMHIASERTSENIVEFNNLRPFKPYELITELYGVPSPSEWDPTPLIAYAFTLFFSLMFADIGYGIGLILASKYILPKLVDDPTTEGFRKFQRMLYILAGGGIVIGFLAKSFLGDLLGKYIPIPQPIINTTDVLFMIGLSLIVGLIWITIAHVIALAKAIIGRDLGGTLLESGIILILVFGSIWAADYIHIDVGIFKNYMSIIKVMVGIGIVMLIVGRVKSIGSIGGFLWIFDITGVMSDVLSFMRIAGVGSASALLAVAFNGMIYGVYTSYLALNIVIAIALGVILGIVVHLFLFMMYPLGPFVHSLRLCFYEILTKFYEGGGRRLNPIRVSIKPKLTLTPTPRR
- a CDS encoding H+transporting two-sector ATPase C subunit (InterPro IPR002379~KEGG: smr:Smar_1175 H+-transporting two-sector ATPase, C subunit~PFAM: H+transporting two-sector ATPase C subunit~SPTR: A3DNR0 H+-transporting two-sector ATPase, C subunit~PFAM: ATP synthase subunit C), with amino-acid sequence MSGAIAYIGPALAEALAAIGSALGTQKAASAAVSVIAEDVRLRVKAYALAAFPMTQTIAYGFVYMLFCYSNVLPSLVSKYGSMDAIPLGIGLAILGISLLVGFAELFSAYGQGLVCGDGIVLLLRTQGRILSDAIILAAYEELFGIIGMVFGMTMLSIIAG
- a CDS encoding H+transporting two-sector ATPase E subunit (InterPro IPR002842~KEGG: smr:Smar_1174 H+-transporting two-sector ATPase, E subunit~PFAM: H+transporting two-sector ATPase E subunit~SPTR: A3DNQ9 V-type ATP synthase subunit E~PFAM: ATP synthase (E/31 kDa) subunit) yields the protein MSSVEELKNIVVRRAEEEAKRIIEGAEKEAERIVREAEEKRMKLVEEAKKKVISDIGYEQRLAEAKANARKVIAEAKSSVLNDLRKNILRLLNDLDDARRFASLRNLIMEALQAIEISRGKRIILRVSNKDLRFAEMLSRDIATKHSISVSVEPIEISGGVIIEDVDTGIIVDNSYEARLRRILTINAPKIQERLFSS
- a CDS encoding hypothetical protein (KEGG: afu:AF1165 V-type ATP synthase subunit F~PFAM: ATP synthase (F/14-kDa) subunit), giving the protein MKVFTRKIAAIVDKRFSPLMRILGIDNVYEVDSPENIVEIVKKIYEDRSIGIVIVQQSFAKYVMREGSDIYPIFIAIPDSLEYLSVQPIEFYRSLVRRYIGYEIYIS
- a CDS encoding H(+)-transporting two-sector ATPase (COGs: COG1155 H+-ATPase subunit A~InterPro IPR000194:IPR004100:IPR000793:IPR020003~KEGG: smr:Smar_1171 V-type ATP synthase subunit A~PFAM: H+transporting two-sector ATPase alpha/beta subunit central region; H+transporting two-sector ATPase alpha/beta subunit domain protein~PRIAM: H(+)-transporting two-sector ATPase~SPTR: A3DNQ6 V-type ATP synthase alpha chain~PFAM: ATP synthase alpha/beta family, beta-barrel domain; ATP synthase alpha/beta family, nucleotide-binding domain; ATP synthase alpha/beta chain, C terminal domain) codes for the protein MEKTGRIYRVSGPLVVAEDIKAMMYEVVYVGEEGLIGEVIAIQGDKTYIQVYEETTGLTVGEKVIGTGRLLSAELGPGLIGSIYDGLQRPEKVIGEVTKSIFITRGVKVAALDRSRKWLFERDKNISIGDKVGPGDIIGYVRETPIVIHKIMIPPGISGTLKEIVDDGDYAVEDTIAVVESGGNKIEIKMYQQWPIRIPRPYKAKLDPIEPLITGLRVIDYMFPIAKGGKAAIPGGFGTGKTVALQEITKWSHADIAIYVGCGERGNEMSDALTSFLKLMDTRRGRPMMERSVFIANTSNMPVAARETSVFLGVTIGEYFRDMGYDVVMVADSTSRWAEAMREISGRMEEMPGEEGFPAYLSSRLAEFYERAGRVEALGRPQRYGSLTIFGAVSPPGGDFAEPVVRATVRYVQSFYALDYGLATRRHFPAINWLTSYSMYVPYVAKWWDSLTNGEWSIFRGEAIRILQREAELSDIVRLVGPEALPEEDKLILEIARMIREDFLQQSAYVPADAYSPPEKGHMIMKAIMTFYRYAREAISKGIPVSRIRELKSRTLIARTKHHTIDELKTKVFTEIMNTIEQEFKTLLSGE